One genomic segment of Desulfocapsa sulfexigens DSM 10523 includes these proteins:
- a CDS encoding type 1 glutamine amidotransferase: MKSKILVLQHVDWRNPGRFLLNLANKLSVELQIVKSWKEPIPQGNDFDALILLGGVVSGSEKENRALFEKETDFLTKWLLLDKPCLGFCLGHQAMLEAFQAKTTPNFVNSIGFIDGHLTHDGRLHPLFKGFDPTFSLFKWHTHAIQTPVPPNYILLATSSDCVVEAFTIKGRPHIIGLQFDNHAAHPDDIRRWLQSDKDWLNSLSLGKTYGDELLKDAERSRKKNQQIFTKLISNFISQIKDTKRN; the protein is encoded by the coding sequence GTGAAAAGTAAAATTCTTGTTTTACAGCATGTTGACTGGAGAAATCCTGGCCGCTTTTTGCTCAATCTTGCCAACAAACTTTCAGTTGAACTCCAAATAGTTAAGAGCTGGAAAGAACCGATTCCACAGGGCAATGACTTCGACGCATTAATACTTCTAGGCGGAGTCGTAAGTGGTTCTGAAAAAGAAAACAGGGCACTCTTTGAAAAAGAAACAGATTTTCTGACCAAATGGCTCCTTCTTGACAAACCCTGTCTTGGTTTTTGTCTTGGGCATCAGGCCATGCTCGAAGCATTTCAGGCAAAAACCACCCCTAATTTTGTTAACAGTATCGGATTCATTGACGGCCATCTCACCCACGATGGCCGACTCCACCCTCTTTTCAAAGGTTTTGATCCAACATTTTCTCTTTTCAAATGGCATACCCATGCCATCCAGACACCGGTGCCACCAAATTACATCCTGCTTGCCACTTCAAGCGACTGCGTTGTTGAAGCATTCACCATTAAGGGCAGGCCACATATTATTGGATTGCAGTTCGACAATCATGCCGCACACCCCGATGATATTCGCCGCTGGTTACAGAGCGACAAGGACTGGCTGAACAGTTTGTCCCTAGGCAAAACGTACGGTGACGAGCTCTTAAAAGACGCAGAACGCTCTCGTAAAAAAAATCAGCAAATATTCACCAAACTAATCAGTAATTTTATATCACAGATCAAGGACACAAAGAGAAATTGA
- a CDS encoding homocitrate synthase/isopropylmalate synthase family protein, with product MNKSKRKPTKIIDTTLREGEQTPGVYFDLSVKKQITRGLADIGVDEIEIGIANKANTDLGALAEFIRTTYPHQSFSLWARCMEADIDHGASLRPSCLSLSIPASDLHLNKKLGKDRTWALKQLKRSIQQALSAGVPKVALGLEDASRADISFLRELAQAAEEAGAFRLRLADTVGICTPSTIVQLLEVMSGLKLELAVHCHNDFGMATANTITALENGAIWGDTTLLGLGERAGNSRLEEVIAFFVLQKKTGHYNLAGLSELSRMVARESGQEIPPFRPIIGNALFFCETGIHLQGIFADPTTYEPFSPETIGASRTLLIGRQAGRRSILATLSRLGLTAPDEPELARLTQQIRSLAISRRRPLGDHEILELLNSQA from the coding sequence ATGAACAAAAGCAAGCGAAAGCCAACAAAGATAATCGACACAACACTGAGAGAAGGAGAACAAACCCCTGGCGTTTATTTTGATCTCAGCGTGAAGAAGCAGATAACCAGAGGACTTGCAGACATTGGTGTTGACGAGATCGAAATTGGCATTGCCAACAAAGCAAACACTGACCTCGGAGCACTTGCAGAATTCATTCGTACCACATACCCACATCAGTCCTTTTCTCTGTGGGCCCGATGCATGGAAGCAGATATTGACCATGGAGCCTCTCTGCGCCCGAGCTGCCTTTCTTTATCTATTCCGGCATCGGATCTTCATCTCAATAAAAAACTCGGCAAAGACAGGACATGGGCTCTAAAACAACTGAAACGCTCCATCCAACAGGCGCTATCAGCAGGAGTACCAAAAGTCGCGCTGGGTCTTGAAGATGCCAGCCGGGCGGATATTTCCTTCCTCAGGGAACTGGCACAGGCAGCAGAGGAAGCCGGAGCTTTCCGTCTGCGCCTCGCTGACACGGTGGGTATCTGCACCCCTAGCACTATTGTCCAACTGCTTGAGGTGATGAGTGGACTGAAGCTGGAGTTGGCTGTGCACTGTCATAACGATTTCGGAATGGCTACGGCCAATACAATTACAGCCCTGGAGAATGGGGCCATCTGGGGAGATACCACCCTGCTGGGACTTGGTGAGCGAGCTGGAAACAGCCGTCTCGAAGAAGTTATTGCCTTTTTTGTTCTGCAAAAAAAAACAGGGCATTACAATCTTGCAGGCCTTTCCGAATTAAGCAGGATGGTGGCCAGGGAGAGCGGACAGGAGATACCACCATTTCGTCCTATTATTGGGAATGCTCTTTTCTTCTGCGAAACCGGTATTCATCTCCAGGGAATTTTCGCAGACCCAACCACCTATGAACCTTTTTCCCCTGAGACCATCGGTGCCTCGCGCACACTTCTCATCGGCCGCCAGGCAGGGCGACGCAGCATTCTTGCCACTCTCAGCAGGCTTGGTCTGACAGCGCCCGACGAACCCGAACTTGCTCGCCTTACTCAGCAAATACGTTCACTGGCCATCAGCCGGAGACGCCCCCTGGGAGACCACGAAATTTTAGAGTTGCTGAATTCTCAAGCCTGA
- a CDS encoding substrate-binding domain-containing protein, with amino-acid sequence MAVAANFINALEVRAPQFTAKCNVRIQSVFGSSGKLYAQMKNGAPVHQLAGTLPRKIAAKK; translated from the coding sequence GTGGCGGTGGCGGCAAATTTCATTAATGCTCTTGAGGTAAGAGCGCCTCAATTTACAGCAAAATGTAATGTCAGAATCCAGTCCGTATTTGGCTCATCTGGGAAGCTCTACGCCCAGATGAAAAACGGTGCTCCTGTGCACCAACTGGCTGGCACGCTTCCACGGAAAATTGCCGCCAAAAAATAA
- the nifA gene encoding nif-specific transcriptional activator NifA, with amino-acid sequence MEKTFKDAAPPVTCHLEILKIRALSEVCKLIGDAVHFDTTLSRILKVLHDILHMERATLVLLDPNRQRLSIRASYGLSIEEERRGIYGLSEGICGQIFQSGSPCVVPDIDSEPLFLNRTGARSQIRKEKLSFLGVPVKVEKNTVGVLTVDHLFGPDVSFEEDMSFLEILATLIGQFLMLHHAISQKEEKLVEENKSLKAELHSRFNRHYIIGNSPAMQEVYRLVEKIAPSRATVLLLGESGTGKELVARALHETSTRRDKPYIKVNCAALPENLLESELLGHDKGAFTGATTAKPGRFELADGGTIFLDEIGELPILLQAKLLRVLQEQKFERIGGTRTLAVDVRIIAATNVDLQSSVDQGLFRADLYYRLNVVPIQLPALRERRHDIPLLIDHFLRSSNERNNRKVKLADASLDFLTTYEWPGNVRELQNLIERLVILADKETIQPEALNVHLIGLSAPSPQARGVLTKPAGKPLSTHNSLKDLERLEIEASLRRNGWVQARAARELGLTQRQMGYRIKKFNLSKPAFAQAE; translated from the coding sequence ATGGAGAAGACATTTAAAGATGCGGCGCCACCAGTAACATGCCACCTGGAGATCCTGAAGATTCGAGCCCTCTCGGAGGTCTGTAAGCTTATTGGTGACGCAGTCCATTTTGACACCACTCTCAGTAGAATCCTGAAGGTACTTCACGATATTCTCCACATGGAGCGGGCCACCCTTGTTCTTCTTGACCCCAACAGGCAGCGATTATCCATCAGAGCCTCTTATGGCCTCAGTATAGAAGAAGAGCGTCGAGGCATATATGGTCTTTCTGAAGGGATATGCGGGCAGATTTTTCAGTCCGGCTCTCCATGTGTCGTGCCCGACATTGACAGTGAACCCCTGTTTCTGAATCGCACCGGAGCCAGGAGCCAGATCAGAAAAGAGAAGCTCTCCTTTCTCGGGGTGCCTGTCAAGGTTGAAAAAAACACCGTTGGTGTGCTCACTGTGGATCACCTCTTCGGGCCCGATGTCTCTTTTGAGGAAGATATGAGCTTTCTTGAAATTCTGGCCACCCTCATCGGCCAGTTTTTGATGCTCCACCACGCCATTTCCCAAAAAGAAGAAAAACTGGTCGAAGAAAACAAATCTCTGAAGGCTGAGTTGCACAGTCGTTTTAATCGTCATTACATTATTGGCAATTCGCCTGCCATGCAGGAAGTTTACCGACTTGTTGAGAAAATAGCACCCAGTCGGGCCACAGTTCTCCTCCTTGGAGAATCTGGCACCGGAAAAGAGTTGGTAGCACGTGCCCTCCATGAAACCAGTACACGAAGAGACAAACCCTATATCAAGGTCAACTGTGCTGCGCTTCCTGAAAATCTTCTGGAAAGCGAACTCCTGGGACACGACAAGGGGGCCTTTACCGGAGCTACGACAGCAAAACCCGGCAGGTTTGAACTGGCCGATGGCGGCACTATTTTTCTTGACGAGATCGGTGAACTTCCCATTCTCCTTCAGGCAAAACTGCTACGGGTGTTACAGGAACAGAAGTTTGAGCGAATCGGTGGCACCCGCACACTCGCCGTTGATGTCAGGATTATTGCCGCCACCAACGTTGACCTCCAGAGTAGCGTAGACCAGGGGCTGTTCCGTGCCGACCTTTATTATCGGTTAAACGTTGTGCCCATTCAGCTTCCAGCGCTTCGTGAAAGACGACACGACATACCGCTGCTTATCGATCACTTTCTCCGTTCAAGTAATGAGAGAAATAACAGGAAGGTGAAACTTGCAGATGCTTCCCTCGACTTTCTCACAACCTATGAATGGCCAGGGAATGTTCGAGAATTGCAAAATCTGATCGAGAGGCTGGTGATACTGGCCGACAAAGAGACCATACAGCCAGAAGCTCTTAATGTGCATTTGATAGGGTTGTCCGCACCCAGCCCGCAGGCGAGAGGAGTTCTCACAAAGCCGGCAGGGAAGCCACTATCAACTCACAATTCACTGAAAGATCTGGAGCGATTGGAAATCGAGGCCTCGCTTCGCCGAAACGGCTGGGTACAGGCGCGGGCAGCAAGGGAGCTTGGTCTCACCCAGCGCCAGATGGGGTATCGTATTAAAAAATTCAACCTATCAAAACCCGCTTTCGCTCAGGCAGAATAA
- a CDS encoding transglutaminase family protein: MIFSATHTTTYRYENPVFLEPQTIRLKPRTNGMQQLLNFTIDISPHPAGLTECRDLDGNMEHVAWFNGMTDCFVVTVNSKVVTFCTNPFAFLLKEEATRLPLSREGRCLSTVKPYLSDTTEPEVATFSNQIAAEANWDTLTFLQLLNERLYATCVVILREEGPPYEPSKTLRERRGACRDLTWLFMACCRSQGIGSRFVSGYHEGFPNSKNYLHAWAEVYLPGAGWKGFDPTVGLAIADRHVALAAGPRADSAAPVSGSFRGEGKSMMVSNLELSVTAS; encoded by the coding sequence ATGATATTTTCCGCAACCCACACTACAACATATCGATACGAGAACCCTGTTTTTCTTGAACCTCAGACCATCAGACTCAAACCGCGAACCAATGGAATGCAGCAGCTGCTTAATTTTACCATTGATATCAGCCCGCATCCGGCCGGATTAACTGAGTGCCGTGACCTTGATGGCAATATGGAACATGTTGCCTGGTTTAATGGTATGACTGATTGTTTTGTAGTTACGGTGAACAGCAAAGTGGTCACCTTTTGTACCAATCCGTTCGCATTTCTTCTCAAAGAGGAGGCGACTCGCCTACCGCTGAGCAGGGAAGGGAGATGCCTGTCAACTGTTAAACCATATCTTTCCGATACCACTGAGCCTGAGGTGGCAACTTTTTCCAATCAGATTGCTGCTGAAGCGAACTGGGACACCCTGACTTTCCTCCAGTTACTCAACGAACGGCTTTACGCAACATGCGTGGTGATTTTACGCGAGGAAGGTCCTCCGTATGAACCTTCAAAGACACTGCGTGAACGCAGGGGGGCCTGCCGTGACCTGACCTGGCTGTTCATGGCATGTTGCCGTAGCCAGGGGATTGGATCCCGCTTTGTCAGCGGCTATCATGAAGGTTTTCCAAATAGTAAAAATTACCTGCATGCCTGGGCTGAGGTTTACTTACCCGGAGCCGGCTGGAAGGGCTTTGATCCCACCGTTGGACTTGCAATAGCTGATCGTCACGTGGCACTGGCTGCGGGGCCAAGGGCCGACTCTGCAGCTCCGGTTTCAGGAAGCTTTCGTGGTGAGGGGAAGAGCATGATGGTATCCAACCTCGAGCTGAGCGTTACCGCATCATGA
- a CDS encoding peptidylprolyl isomerase: MVQPLLSYSMLKFSLQMFHCAPHKLDSHSLRAVRKRAEDECTLQKKILKSKEGMEVVVPARSIKEAMAKIASRYESVDAFEQDLRINNLDNETMAKALEADLAVDATMSLVADRAEPPGKEQVAEILTSAVDEKPEQRCLRHILVTINDQFPDNSRRAALVRITKVREKALSSDVDFSELALRYSECPSALKGGSISPVSRGQIYPSLEETLFKMEAGEISEIVESNMGFHVLRCEKIIAAEKLTRESMEAKIRADLHVRIKKKVLLAWLAGL; encoded by the coding sequence ATGGTACAGCCATTACTCTCTTATAGTATGCTTAAATTTTCCCTGCAGATGTTTCACTGTGCACCCCACAAACTCGATTCTCATTCCTTGAGAGCTGTGAGAAAACGGGCAGAAGATGAGTGCACTCTGCAGAAAAAGATTTTAAAAAGCAAAGAAGGTATGGAGGTGGTTGTCCCAGCAAGATCCATTAAGGAGGCAATGGCAAAAATTGCCAGTCGCTATGAATCAGTTGATGCTTTTGAGCAGGATCTGAGGATAAATAATCTGGATAATGAAACCATGGCCAAGGCCCTTGAGGCAGACCTTGCCGTAGACGCGACCATGTCTCTGGTTGCAGATCGTGCTGAACCTCCTGGTAAGGAACAGGTAGCCGAAATACTTACATCTGCAGTTGATGAAAAACCGGAACAAAGGTGCCTGCGTCATATCCTGGTAACCATTAATGACCAGTTTCCTGATAACAGCCGCCGGGCAGCCCTGGTGAGAATAACAAAAGTACGTGAGAAAGCCCTGTCTTCAGATGTGGATTTCAGTGAACTGGCACTGCGCTATTCCGAGTGTCCTTCAGCCTTGAAGGGGGGAAGTATTAGTCCAGTCTCTCGAGGCCAAATTTATCCCAGCCTGGAGGAGACTCTTTTTAAAATGGAAGCTGGAGAGATAAGCGAGATAGTTGAGTCTAATATGGGGTTTCATGTGTTGCGCTGTGAAAAAATTATAGCGGCTGAAAAACTGACACGGGAAAGTATGGAGGCCAAGATCAGGGCGGATCTTCACGTCAGAATTAAAAAAAAGGTGCTTCTGGCCTGGCTGGCCGGACTGTGA
- the nifH gene encoding nitrogenase iron protein, with amino-acid sequence MRKVAIYGKGGIGKSTTTQNTVAGLVELGRKVMVVGCDPKADSTRLLLGGLAQKSVLDTLREEGEDVELEDIRKLGYGGTWCVESGGPEPGVGCAGRGIITSINMLESLGAYEESEELDYAFYDVLGDVVCGGFAMPIRDGKAEEIYIVVSGEMMAMYAANNISKGIVKFAQSGSVRLGGLICNSRAVDNEAEMIEKFAAKLGTKMIHFVPRHNDVQRAEINRKTVIEWNPELPQAQVYRDLAKAIDENTDFVIPTPMEIEVLEELLMDYGLMQAA; translated from the coding sequence ATGAGGAAAGTAGCTATTTACGGAAAAGGCGGCATCGGCAAATCCACCACCACCCAGAACACAGTCGCTGGCCTGGTTGAGTTGGGACGGAAGGTAATGGTAGTGGGCTGTGACCCTAAAGCGGATTCGACTCGTCTGCTTCTGGGTGGACTGGCGCAGAAATCGGTTCTTGATACCCTGCGTGAAGAGGGAGAGGATGTGGAACTGGAGGACATCCGTAAACTCGGTTATGGGGGAACATGGTGCGTTGAGTCCGGTGGCCCTGAGCCTGGAGTAGGTTGTGCGGGACGTGGAATTATCACCTCCATCAATATGCTGGAGTCTCTTGGTGCCTACGAAGAGAGCGAGGAACTTGATTACGCCTTTTATGATGTTCTTGGTGATGTTGTCTGCGGCGGTTTTGCCATGCCAATTCGTGATGGTAAGGCAGAAGAAATCTACATTGTTGTTTCCGGTGAAATGATGGCCATGTATGCAGCCAACAATATCAGTAAGGGAATAGTAAAGTTTGCCCAGTCCGGGTCGGTTCGTCTGGGCGGCCTGATCTGCAACTCACGCGCTGTCGACAATGAGGCGGAAATGATAGAAAAATTTGCAGCAAAACTGGGAACCAAGATGATCCACTTTGTCCCTCGTCATAACGATGTCCAACGTGCTGAGATTAACCGTAAGACTGTTATTGAGTGGAACCCGGAACTCCCTCAGGCCCAGGTTTATCGTGACCTGGCAAAGGCGATTGATGAAAACACGGATTTTGTTATCCCAACCCCAATGGAAATCGAAGTGCTCGAAGAACTGCTCATGGATTACGGCTTGATGCAGGCAGCATAA
- a CDS encoding P-II family nitrogen regulator has protein sequence MMIMIRSIIRPEKADAVMAALMDAGFPAVTKYAVAGRGKQRGIKIGDITYDELPKVMLMSVVNAEEKEFVIDTIMNTARSKGKGAFGDGKIFVSDVEESYTISSGTKETAAASEGVPA, from the coding sequence ATGATGATAATGATTCGCTCAATTATTCGACCTGAAAAAGCAGATGCCGTTATGGCGGCACTCATGGATGCAGGCTTTCCTGCAGTTACAAAATATGCAGTGGCGGGCCGTGGAAAACAGCGCGGTATCAAAATTGGTGACATCACCTATGACGAACTCCCCAAGGTGATGTTGATGAGTGTGGTGAATGCAGAAGAAAAGGAATTCGTCATTGATACCATCATGAACACAGCACGTTCAAAGGGCAAGGGTGCCTTTGGTGACGGGAAGATTTTTGTAAGTGATGTGGAGGAGTCCTACACTATCAGTTCCGGTACAAAAGAAACTGCAGCCGCATCTGAGGGGGTACCGGCATGA
- a CDS encoding P-II family nitrogen regulator — protein sequence MKEVIAIVRINMMNQTKRALTDCGVDAFFAHEAHGRGKGFVNPRILEGVEHGYEEAASLLGEKGKLYPKRLLTAVVEDSMVGCVVDTIINTNQTGMPGDGKVFVLPLKNAIRVRTGETGEKAIV from the coding sequence ATGAAAGAGGTAATCGCTATTGTGCGTATAAATATGATGAATCAGACAAAGCGGGCTCTCACTGATTGTGGTGTCGACGCCTTCTTTGCCCATGAGGCCCATGGCCGAGGGAAGGGATTCGTTAATCCCAGGATTCTCGAAGGAGTAGAGCATGGCTACGAGGAAGCCGCCTCCCTCCTCGGAGAAAAAGGGAAACTCTATCCCAAACGTTTACTCACGGCCGTGGTGGAAGACAGCATGGTTGGCTGTGTGGTGGACACGATCATCAACACAAATCAGACCGGCATGCCCGGTGACGGGAAAGTGTTTGTTTTGCCCCTTAAAAATGCTATCCGGGTACGAACAGGTGAGACGGGCGAAAAAGCCATTGTTTGA
- the nifD gene encoding nitrogenase molybdenum-iron protein alpha chain — MVTATKKKMVQWDPADVKAELIKKYPPKVARKRAKQIMINEALENETPEITANVRTTPGIITMRGCTYAGCKGVIMGPTRDIVNLVHGPIGCSFYAWLTRRNQTDAGPDGDNFINYCFSTDMQEQDIIFGGEKKLAAAVQEIYDLMHPKSIAIFATCPVGLIGDDIHTVAKNMKDKLGDCNVYAFSCEGYKGVSQSAGHHIANNQVFRHIVGENDTPTEGEFKINLLGEYNIGGDGFEIDRIFKKCGITNIATFSGNSTYDQFATAHQADLNAVMCHRSINYVADMLETKFGIPWIKVNFIGANATAKSLRKIAAYFEDQALIDRVEAVIKEEMPEVETAVADIRSRTEGKTAMLFVGGSRAHHYQELFKEVGMKIISAGYEFAHRDDYEGRQVLPNLKVDADSRNIEEIEVEADATRFKPRKTPVQLVALEDAGVKFKHYDGLAPDMEEGTLIIDDLNQYEAEKLVEIMKPDIFCAGIKEKFSIMKLGVPMKQLHSYDSGGPYAGFQGAINFYHEIDRLTSSKVWTYLKAPWQESPELTAAYVWE, encoded by the coding sequence ATGGTAACAGCGACTAAGAAAAAAATGGTGCAGTGGGATCCTGCCGATGTCAAAGCGGAATTGATTAAAAAGTATCCGCCCAAGGTAGCCCGTAAACGCGCCAAGCAAATAATGATTAACGAGGCATTGGAGAACGAAACGCCTGAAATTACGGCTAATGTCCGCACAACTCCAGGTATTATCACTATGCGTGGCTGTACCTATGCCGGGTGCAAGGGCGTTATCATGGGTCCAACTCGGGATATCGTCAACCTGGTACATGGCCCCATCGGGTGCAGTTTTTATGCCTGGCTGACCCGCCGCAACCAGACCGATGCAGGTCCGGATGGAGACAACTTTATAAATTATTGTTTTTCAACTGACATGCAGGAGCAGGACATCATCTTTGGTGGGGAAAAGAAGCTGGCAGCAGCAGTGCAGGAGATTTATGACCTCATGCATCCTAAATCCATAGCAATATTTGCAACCTGCCCCGTGGGTTTGATCGGTGATGATATTCACACCGTAGCCAAGAACATGAAGGATAAGTTGGGTGACTGTAATGTCTACGCCTTTTCCTGTGAAGGCTACAAAGGGGTGAGCCAGTCTGCAGGTCACCACATTGCCAACAACCAGGTGTTCAGACACATTGTCGGTGAAAATGATACCCCAACAGAAGGCGAGTTTAAAATTAACCTTTTAGGTGAATACAATATCGGTGGCGATGGCTTTGAGATTGACCGTATCTTTAAAAAATGCGGTATCACTAACATTGCAACCTTTTCCGGTAACTCAACCTATGACCAGTTTGCCACGGCTCATCAGGCTGATCTGAACGCGGTGATGTGTCATCGCTCCATTAACTACGTAGCGGATATGCTGGAAACCAAATTCGGTATTCCATGGATAAAAGTAAACTTTATAGGGGCGAATGCCACAGCCAAATCTCTGAGAAAAATTGCTGCCTATTTTGAAGACCAGGCGCTCATAGACCGGGTTGAAGCAGTGATCAAGGAAGAAATGCCCGAGGTTGAGACTGCTGTTGCCGATATACGAAGTCGTACGGAAGGCAAAACCGCCATGCTTTTTGTTGGTGGTTCCAGGGCTCACCATTACCAGGAACTTTTCAAGGAAGTGGGGATGAAAATCATTTCAGCCGGTTACGAATTTGCCCACCGCGATGATTATGAAGGACGCCAAGTACTACCAAATCTGAAGGTAGATGCAGACAGTAGGAATATTGAAGAAATTGAGGTTGAGGCTGATGCAACCCGCTTTAAGCCACGCAAAACACCTGTGCAACTGGTAGCGCTGGAAGATGCCGGAGTGAAGTTCAAGCATTATGACGGACTGGCACCTGATATGGAAGAAGGCACTCTGATTATCGATGACCTGAATCAGTATGAGGCCGAAAAACTGGTGGAGATCATGAAACCGGATATTTTCTGTGCCGGAATCAAAGAAAAGTTTTCCATTATGAAACTGGGTGTGCCGATGAAACAACTGCACAGCTACGACTCCGGCGGCCCCTATGCCGGATTCCAGGGCGCCATTAACTTCTATCATGAGATTGACAGGCTGACCAGCTCCAAAGTCTGGACCTACCTGAAAGCTCCCTGGCAGGAGAGCCCCGAACTCACTGCCGCCTACGTATGGGAATAA
- the nifK gene encoding nitrogenase molybdenum-iron protein subunit beta yields the protein MLLRHTRKEIGERKAVSINPAKTCQPIGAMYAALGIHGCLPHSHGSQGCCAYHRSALTRHYKEPISAATSSFTEGASVFGGQANLLQGINNIFSVYEPDVIAVHTTCLSETIGDDLPQIRKKAQTEGKIPEGKYVIGASTPSYVGSHVTGFSNMVKSMIEFSEKTGRKNGKINIIPGWVEPCDMEEIKRMAKLTGVETIMFPDTSGVLNAPMTGEYKMFPDGGTTIAELKSTGDSTGTLALGEWCSADAARVLDKKCKVPCRVLDMPFGLKATDRFVDAMRTIAGVSVSDELAVERGQLVDMITDMHQYFYKKKVAIAGDPDQVIAMVEFLVSIDMCPVHVVTGTPGKKFEKRIKEITKDKGFEVNVKARGDLFLLHQWIQNEPVDLLICNTYGKYIARDEDIPFLRWGFPILDRQGHQYFPTVGYKGGLRLLEKILGLLLDRKDRDDPEESFELVL from the coding sequence ATGCTATTACGTCACACACGAAAAGAAATAGGGGAGCGCAAGGCCGTCAGTATCAACCCTGCAAAAACCTGCCAGCCCATCGGAGCCATGTATGCGGCTCTCGGCATTCATGGCTGTCTGCCCCACAGTCACGGTTCCCAGGGGTGCTGTGCCTATCACCGATCGGCTCTGACCCGTCATTACAAAGAGCCCATTTCGGCAGCCACTTCCTCCTTCACAGAAGGGGCCTCAGTCTTTGGCGGCCAGGCCAATCTCCTCCAGGGGATTAATAATATTTTCTCTGTTTATGAGCCGGATGTAATTGCCGTTCATACCACCTGTCTTTCAGAAACCATTGGCGACGATTTGCCCCAGATCAGGAAAAAGGCCCAGACAGAGGGAAAAATACCTGAAGGAAAATATGTGATAGGAGCCTCCACTCCGAGCTATGTGGGGTCGCATGTCACCGGTTTTTCCAACATGGTTAAATCCATGATTGAATTTTCGGAAAAAACAGGCAGGAAAAACGGCAAAATCAATATTATCCCAGGCTGGGTAGAACCCTGCGACATGGAAGAAATCAAGCGTATGGCCAAACTCACGGGAGTGGAAACAATTATGTTTCCTGACACCTCAGGTGTTTTAAATGCTCCCATGACCGGCGAGTACAAAATGTTCCCGGATGGTGGCACAACCATAGCGGAACTGAAATCCACAGGAGATTCTACCGGTACCCTTGCACTCGGCGAATGGTGTTCAGCTGATGCAGCCAGAGTGCTTGACAAGAAATGTAAGGTTCCTTGCAGGGTGCTGGACATGCCCTTTGGTCTCAAGGCCACCGATCGTTTTGTCGATGCCATGAGAACCATCGCAGGGGTTTCCGTTTCAGACGAACTGGCTGTTGAACGTGGACAGTTGGTGGATATGATCACTGATATGCACCAGTATTTTTATAAGAAAAAAGTCGCCATTGCCGGTGATCCGGATCAGGTCATCGCCATGGTTGAGTTTCTCGTTTCAATTGACATGTGTCCGGTTCACGTGGTCACCGGAACACCTGGCAAGAAGTTTGAAAAACGGATTAAAGAAATCACAAAAGATAAAGGTTTTGAAGTGAATGTAAAAGCCAGAGGTGATCTCTTTCTTCTCCATCAGTGGATACAGAACGAACCGGTGGATCTTCTGATCTGCAATACCTACGGTAAGTACATTGCACGGGATGAGGATATTCCCTTTTTGCGGTGGGGATTCCCAATACTTGATCGCCAGGGCCATCAGTACTTTCCCACTGTTGGATATAAGGGTGGATTGCGTCTGCTGGAAAAAATTCTTGGTCTGCTTCTTGATCGCAAGGATCGGGATGATCCTGAAGAGTCATTCGAACTGGTTCTGTAA